One window of Bacteroidales bacterium genomic DNA carries:
- a CDS encoding T9SS type A sorting domain-containing protein, whose protein sequence is MKTKMTNQPKFFSTMLNLTFIILLLVAIPGIDVNAQNEISTYTAAGTYGYYLPASVTKLKVEVWGAGGNGGSVSLSTHIDRGAGGGGGGGYSKSILTGIPSGWRTVTVGAGGKYTGEYASDGGPSWFHSAATVLAYGGKGVALGSFTGGAGAVAGIGNVVTYSGGSGMWGSDQGDYRAGGGGSSSGSGSNGVNAGSPLPYNKGIAPWEGGDGGDGAMTAGNYGSNASAPGGGGGGGWRSSSGFAKGGDGGDGKVKITHSNFNLQSTQAISPLYNPGETSTVTLRSNSVGLPYGEVNVFYTLSDHTPGNYSTSATITYSGSIKEIIFETVPISKSTTITITKIETDEVGNAFSANHTAQITLLLPPQGSLQGNSICEGETGQLTFTATEGSNPFTLIINGVTYTDIQSGIAFNAVPNPTVTTNYTLTSITDGNNLIRTTDITDPDATITRNYDLIYRTKSDGNWTDKNIWEFFNGVDWIAAGEYPGELPGYCYNFATVFNEVTAGSTVTFDNVLVESGGKLTVTPTLTFHDLDILSGGVLILQGETIIEGSGNFHLRSGAQIHVGSANGVSINDVSGNIRHAVRDYESGAHFKYSGVTSQITGDGPSQNQPASLMIDNPGNTVTSSVPLNITGNLNISNGTYVSGNHNLSVGGDWTNNGDYASGAATVTLNGSTQQIIEGTSETSFYNLILDNPGGFLLEQNITVDHQLALENGVVTTGNQVLTLLSSGAITASSPTAHINGKLARGFDATGIKIFPIGKDGYYRPLSFEYTALDAASIVLAEQFETGLTGTLPPNTSLLTTNRHWEVTQSGAVDYKYFITLDATGYDPGSYGVVVLKKHEANITAHASGQPEYTNVDAFDSMSSFGLGTVSPTVVEVDDKSIDFGTTSLDLTATVIPTPNGGVVDFYVDDVFKGSVGVVTSTGLATLNINPDNFSTGNHVIRAEFSGHGIIPSGSSHPLHNGTLEVLPPLLHAYVSPQGGGAKNGRNWENAFDGTQLQSAILLPYVTEIWVAAGTYTPTSSHEILNPTSRHKHFRVKEGLAIYGGFYGDEPEDYNLSQRNFQNNETILSGDLGEAGKCYHVVISGDPSAAVLQNSVIIDGFIISDGCADLDTGGKEDEDLFGVAGAGMLLMGGDYQIANCSIMNNVAFMGGGLATVSSTLTLDDCSFKFNNAMGGAAIFSTLSNVQVSKVDLSGNIAAAGGSVLSIFNYSSQIADCGFIENTALIGGAILNVLNAEFAEDFLNLILNGNGKSNFSPPPTLPGEYNMVPSIFKVLKKFWHDTQMIHKNKVDEFNITIANTIFSNNHAEWPEQVEPDLLMLLAAGGAIVNIEAGMEIETCSFLQNNASSFGGAIVNVSVLGIEEFLPDDKNNVSGFEKIFQNNTEESNGFNPVKWVGYLFNQPVKVQKEDDFPTLLIKNSDFTQNHTTYDFTNEFIQELPEGIELPEDFPAGISGGAIFNIIAEMKMEECKFDSNSSLLGGAVTNLIASHLNEDSDFLNNKSVVGGSIFSILTSPVFNRCFFQDNTAWLAGGGLAMIASGLLNEQVPASLAECRFENNQTLGISIDLASILPEGKNDEMPINLDLGGGAIFTLLSNLMITQSEYFGNKGMIGGAIGSLLSLAEIDHSEYEGNTALMGGAVANLLDIAFLENFLEGNIELPFGKNQYSGLNYLLGELQGALTTINQNALIIRLTNRPEFKDEELPAFKIKNSIVQNNHAIWPSDWDQETLPEQLNILRLGGGILNLVSSLKTENCLLSNNSAFAGGACANIMGHFESINSTLTGNSSIAGGGIASVESTTILENSIIWENQVEPFPFGEKDNDFYGHQIATVSGTLTIDFSCFPDGADDILSDGNTTFNFGDNNIHHYPHFANSWEKDFRIAGSSPCVDKGLSEANNEEFDIRGEGFPRIMPKTGTKDDPVIDLGAYEYNYNTDPLYPCNNPAVSGEIVATVTNVCYGEIPGIIASVTDAGTYSGTLEYQWQASTVSPTFFNISGANGKDFTPETGIVSETWFRRLARVECMSDWSGAAVSNVVKIAVEPLPVAGTFTKFPDEILVVSGTTVSATFTEGSGGNGTDILRFRTQTGGSWSDWETYISGMEITLDVIQAVEIQTWREASYCNDSQIVSVTWTIESPPVGGSLIKTPIEEFVCNDDEVSAQLIPGSGGNGSDELQIRVKTDGVWTDWTVYFPETLLPVNGFTDIEIRTRRLAGYYEPSAWFTVNWKVDLYSPVAIPVNSQIELNPDGTYPLTPDDVLAEYDDNETGIASVNITPATLTCIHSGTIVEVKVVVSDLCGNQATVYSQVTVPEGSTILPPWFKCDTDPAAAGTSIFEPCNSDGTFMLTATGKSTTLKDVYHFVYRDICEPKSTVIARLDDVKNGGWAGVMMRENCGPASRCVLFKTRLYNPNVIIGYRTIENKAMRNLSQVAQLIRWMKIQRNGSNFKVLTSYNGTTWQQRYSGTINMNSCIQAGIFTESVLATRTSVAWFDHVEVVDFLKSGDEFADIETIKSVEGQFRVDIYPNPAEDLVTISIPENEEKVNYSITNLDGRVIEQSSFTGSDAVLDVSGFRPGLYVIRMEIGRAVVTKRIVVM, encoded by the coding sequence ATGAAAACAAAAATGACGAATCAGCCCAAGTTTTTCAGTACAATGCTTAACCTGACATTCATCATTCTTTTACTGGTTGCCATTCCAGGGATAGATGTAAATGCGCAAAATGAAATATCTACTTACACTGCTGCCGGAACTTATGGTTACTACCTACCCGCTAGCGTTACCAAACTCAAAGTTGAGGTTTGGGGCGCAGGAGGAAACGGTGGATCTGTTTCTCTGAGTACGCATATTGATAGGGGAGCCGGCGGAGGGGGCGGAGGAGGTTATTCCAAAAGCATTCTCACCGGGATACCATCAGGTTGGCGAACCGTTACAGTGGGAGCTGGAGGAAAATACACAGGTGAATATGCATCAGATGGAGGCCCATCCTGGTTCCATTCAGCAGCCACGGTATTAGCCTATGGGGGGAAAGGTGTGGCTTTGGGTAGCTTTACAGGAGGGGCAGGCGCGGTAGCCGGAATTGGAAATGTAGTGACATACTCTGGAGGTTCCGGAATGTGGGGATCTGATCAGGGAGATTACCGGGCCGGAGGAGGAGGTTCATCTTCAGGTTCAGGCAGTAATGGTGTCAATGCAGGTTCCCCTCTCCCTTATAATAAGGGAATTGCTCCCTGGGAAGGCGGTGATGGTGGGGATGGAGCTATGACCGCAGGAAATTATGGCTCTAACGCTTCAGCTCCTGGTGGCGGTGGTGGCGGCGGCTGGAGATCCTCCAGTGGTTTTGCCAAAGGTGGTGATGGCGGCGACGGTAAGGTGAAGATAACACACTCAAATTTCAATTTACAATCAACCCAGGCCATTTCGCCACTTTACAACCCGGGTGAAACTTCAACAGTTACCCTTCGTTCCAATTCGGTCGGGCTGCCCTATGGGGAGGTGAATGTATTTTACACATTGTCGGATCATACACCAGGGAATTATAGCACTTCAGCAACGATTACCTACTCCGGGTCAATCAAAGAAATTATTTTTGAAACTGTTCCTATCAGTAAATCTACCACAATAACCATCACGAAAATTGAAACCGATGAAGTAGGCAATGCGTTCAGTGCAAACCATACCGCACAGATTACACTTTTACTCCCTCCCCAGGGAAGCCTTCAAGGAAACAGCATCTGTGAAGGAGAAACAGGTCAGCTTACCTTTACAGCAACAGAAGGAAGCAACCCGTTTACTTTAATTATTAATGGCGTTACTTATACAGACATACAAAGCGGCATAGCCTTTAATGCCGTTCCCAATCCCACAGTTACCACAAATTACACCCTGACTTCAATTACCGACGGAAACAACCTGATACGTACAACAGACATCACCGACCCGGACGCTACCATTACCAGGAATTATGACCTGATTTATCGCACAAAATCAGACGGGAACTGGACAGATAAAAATATCTGGGAATTTTTTAATGGTGTCGACTGGATTGCGGCTGGAGAATATCCCGGTGAACTGCCCGGTTATTGCTATAATTTCGCCACTGTATTCAATGAAGTTACGGCCGGATCAACCGTCACTTTCGATAATGTATTAGTTGAGTCTGGCGGTAAACTGACAGTTACACCCACACTAACTTTCCATGACCTTGATATACTCAGTGGAGGGGTTTTGATCCTTCAGGGTGAAACCATCATTGAGGGTTCCGGCAATTTCCATCTGCGATCGGGTGCACAGATTCATGTGGGTTCAGCTAACGGGGTTTCAATAAATGATGTAAGCGGCAACATCAGACATGCAGTTCGAGATTACGAAAGTGGCGCACATTTCAAATACTCGGGCGTTACCAGCCAGATAACAGGTGATGGTCCATCACAAAACCAACCTGCCAGTTTAATGATTGACAACCCGGGAAATACCGTCACTTCATCCGTTCCATTGAACATCACCGGGAACCTGAATATTTCCAATGGAACTTATGTATCCGGGAACCACAATCTGAGTGTTGGCGGAGATTGGACCAACAACGGTGATTATGCCTCCGGCGCCGCAACCGTAACACTCAATGGCTCAACCCAGCAAATCATAGAAGGAACATCAGAAACTTCATTTTATAACCTGATTTTGGATAATCCAGGTGGATTTCTTTTGGAGCAAAATATAACCGTTGATCATCAACTAGCGCTGGAAAATGGTGTTGTTACTACCGGAAATCAGGTTTTAACCTTGTTGTCATCCGGCGCCATTACAGCCAGTTCTCCAACTGCCCACATTAATGGTAAGCTGGCGCGGGGATTTGATGCAACGGGGATTAAAATTTTTCCAATTGGAAAAGACGGCTATTATCGGCCGCTTTCTTTTGAATACACGGCACTTGATGCTGCCAGTATTGTTTTGGCAGAACAATTTGAAACCGGCCTGACAGGAACACTTCCCCCAAATACTTCTTTGCTAACAACAAACCGACACTGGGAAGTCACCCAGTCCGGTGCGGTTGACTACAAATATTTCATTACACTTGATGCTACAGGGTATGATCCGGGATCTTACGGTGTGGTCGTATTGAAGAAGCATGAAGCCAATATCACAGCCCATGCGTCAGGACAACCAGAATACACCAATGTGGATGCTTTTGATTCAATGAGCAGTTTCGGCTTGGGAACAGTAAGCCCGACAGTGGTGGAAGTTGATGACAAATCCATTGATTTTGGAACAACTTCTCTTGATTTGACAGCGACCGTAATACCCACACCAAATGGTGGTGTAGTTGATTTTTATGTGGATGATGTTTTTAAAGGAAGTGTCGGAGTAGTAACAAGTACCGGTTTGGCTACACTGAATATCAATCCGGATAATTTCTCTACCGGTAACCACGTCATCAGGGCTGAATTTTCAGGGCATGGTATTATCCCGTCCGGAAGCAGCCATCCATTGCACAATGGAACCCTGGAAGTTCTGCCACCCCTGTTACATGCCTATGTAAGTCCGCAAGGAGGAGGTGCTAAAAATGGGCGAAACTGGGAAAATGCTTTCGACGGAACACAGCTTCAATCGGCAATTCTTCTTCCATATGTAACGGAAATATGGGTTGCAGCAGGTACATATACACCGACCTCATCTCATGAGATATTAAATCCAACCTCGCGTCACAAGCATTTTCGGGTAAAAGAAGGGTTAGCCATTTATGGTGGATTTTACGGAGATGAACCAGAAGATTATAACCTTTCACAACGTAATTTTCAGAATAATGAAACTATTCTGAGCGGCGATCTCGGGGAAGCCGGCAAATGCTATCATGTAGTGATCAGTGGTGATCCTTCCGCCGCTGTCCTACAAAATTCTGTGATTATTGATGGATTCATTATCAGTGATGGTTGTGCTGATCTTGATACAGGAGGAAAAGAAGACGAGGACCTGTTCGGAGTAGCAGGAGCAGGGATGCTGTTGATGGGAGGAGATTATCAAATTGCCAACTGCAGCATAATGAATAATGTGGCTTTCATGGGAGGGGGATTGGCAACTGTTTCCTCCACGCTCACTCTGGATGATTGCTCTTTTAAGTTCAACAATGCAATGGGTGGTGCTGCAATATTTTCAACACTAAGCAATGTGCAAGTTTCAAAAGTGGATTTATCTGGAAACATTGCTGCAGCAGGCGGTTCAGTTCTTAGCATATTTAATTATTCATCTCAGATTGCAGATTGCGGCTTCATTGAAAACACTGCCCTGATCGGGGGTGCAATCCTAAACGTATTGAACGCAGAATTCGCGGAGGATTTTCTCAATTTGATCCTCAATGGTAATGGTAAATCCAACTTTTCTCCACCACCAACGCTACCCGGGGAGTATAACATGGTCCCATCAATTTTCAAAGTGCTTAAAAAATTTTGGCATGATACCCAGATGATCCATAAAAACAAAGTTGATGAATTTAACATAACCATTGCAAATACGATCTTTAGTAACAACCATGCTGAATGGCCGGAGCAGGTAGAACCTGACTTGCTGATGCTGCTTGCAGCAGGAGGCGCTATCGTAAATATTGAAGCCGGAATGGAAATAGAAACCTGTAGTTTTCTTCAAAACAATGCATCATCATTTGGTGGTGCCATCGTAAACGTCTCTGTTTTGGGCATTGAGGAGTTCTTGCCAGACGATAAAAATAACGTATCAGGATTCGAAAAGATCTTTCAAAACAATACGGAAGAATCAAACGGATTCAATCCCGTAAAGTGGGTTGGATACCTCTTCAACCAACCAGTTAAGGTTCAAAAGGAAGATGATTTCCCGACATTATTGATTAAAAATTCTGATTTCACTCAGAACCATACAACGTATGATTTTACTAATGAGTTTATCCAAGAACTGCCTGAGGGAATTGAATTGCCTGAGGATTTTCCTGCTGGCATTTCAGGTGGAGCAATCTTCAATATTATTGCGGAAATGAAAATGGAAGAATGCAAATTCGACAGCAATTCATCATTGCTTGGGGGTGCGGTAACTAACCTGATTGCCTCTCACCTGAATGAAGACAGTGACTTTTTAAACAATAAATCTGTCGTTGGGGGAAGTATATTTTCAATTTTAACTTCACCCGTTTTTAACCGTTGCTTTTTTCAAGATAACACAGCTTGGCTGGCCGGAGGTGGATTGGCAATGATTGCTTCAGGGCTATTGAATGAACAGGTTCCGGCCTCTCTTGCCGAGTGCCGTTTCGAAAATAATCAAACCTTAGGTATTTCCATTGACCTTGCAAGCATTTTACCCGAAGGGAAAAATGATGAAATGCCAATAAATCTTGATCTTGGAGGTGGTGCAATTTTCACATTGCTGAGCAATCTGATGATTACTCAAAGCGAATATTTCGGAAACAAAGGCATGATAGGTGGTGCAATTGGTAGCTTATTAAGTCTTGCTGAAATTGATCACAGTGAATATGAAGGTAACACTGCGCTAATGGGCGGCGCAGTGGCTAATTTGCTGGATATCGCTTTTCTTGAAAACTTTCTTGAAGGAAACATAGAGTTACCTTTTGGCAAGAATCAATATTCAGGCTTGAACTACCTGTTGGGGGAATTGCAGGGGGCATTGACCACAATTAACCAAAATGCTCTTATTATTCGGCTTACAAACCGGCCTGAATTCAAAGACGAAGAGTTGCCAGCATTTAAAATCAAAAACTCGATTGTACAGAATAATCACGCTATCTGGCCTTCTGACTGGGATCAGGAAACTCTGCCGGAACAATTAAATATACTTCGGCTGGGTGGAGGTATCCTGAACCTGGTTTCCAGCCTTAAGACCGAGAATTGTCTTCTAAGCAACAACAGCGCGTTTGCCGGAGGTGCTTGTGCGAATATCATGGGGCATTTCGAATCAATAAACAGCACATTAACAGGTAATTCATCCATTGCCGGGGGTGGAATTGCCAGTGTAGAAAGCACCACTATCCTGGAAAATTCGATTATTTGGGAAAACCAGGTTGAACCATTCCCATTCGGAGAGAAGGATAACGATTTTTACGGCCACCAGATCGCCACGGTCTCCGGAACATTAACCATTGATTTCAGTTGTTTCCCCGATGGTGCAGATGATATCCTGTCAGATGGAAATACAACCTTCAATTTTGGCGATAACAACATCCACCATTATCCCCATTTTGCCAATTCCTGGGAAAAGGATTTCCGCATTGCCGGCTCATCTCCATGTGTTGATAAAGGTTTGAGTGAAGCCAACAATGAGGAATTTGATATTCGTGGAGAAGGGTTCCCGCGCATTATGCCCAAAACCGGAACAAAGGATGATCCGGTGATTGACCTAGGTGCATACGAATACAACTACAACACCGATCCTCTCTATCCTTGCAACAACCCTGCTGTTTCAGGGGAAATTGTAGCAACGGTCACCAACGTCTGCTATGGGGAGATACCCGGAATAATCGCCAGTGTCACCGATGCCGGAACTTACAGTGGGACACTCGAATATCAATGGCAGGCATCAACGGTGAGTCCAACATTCTTCAACATATCCGGGGCGAACGGAAAAGATTTTACACCAGAAACCGGAATTGTATCCGAAACCTGGTTCCGTCGTCTGGCGCGCGTTGAATGCATGAGCGACTGGTCAGGAGCAGCAGTATCCAATGTGGTGAAAATTGCTGTGGAACCTTTGCCGGTTGCCGGAACATTTACGAAGTTCCCTGATGAAATCCTTGTTGTATCAGGCACAACAGTTTCAGCTACATTTACTGAAGGGAGTGGAGGTAATGGAACTGATATACTACGATTCAGAACGCAAACAGGCGGAAGCTGGAGTGATTGGGAAACATATATTTCTGGTATGGAAATCACGCTGGATGTCATTCAGGCTGTGGAAATTCAAACCTGGCGTGAAGCCAGCTATTGCAATGATTCGCAAATCGTCAGTGTCACCTGGACCATTGAATCACCGCCGGTTGGAGGTTCGCTTATAAAAACGCCAATCGAGGAATTTGTTTGCAATGATGATGAGGTTTCTGCCCAACTGATTCCCGGAAGCGGTGGCAATGGTAGCGATGAGTTGCAGATCAGAGTAAAAACAGACGGTGTTTGGACAGACTGGACTGTTTATTTCCCCGAAACACTTTTACCTGTCAATGGCTTCACAGATATTGAAATCAGAACCCGCCGTCTGGCCGGTTACTATGAACCTTCAGCCTGGTTTACAGTGAACTGGAAAGTTGATCTCTACTCTCCGGTTGCCATACCCGTTAACAGTCAAATTGAACTGAACCCGGACGGAACTTACCCTCTTACGCCCGATGATGTGTTAGCTGAATATGATGACAATGAAACCGGCATCGCCTCTGTAAACATCACCCCCGCAACACTAACCTGTATTCATTCGGGCACGATAGTGGAAGTTAAGGTTGTGGTGAGTGATTTATGTGGAAACCAGGCAACGGTTTATTCTCAGGTCACTGTACCTGAAGGCAGCACAATCCTGCCACCCTGGTTCAAATGCGATACCGACCCGGCTGCTGCAGGTACATCAATCTTTGAACCGTGTAACAGTGACGGCACGTTTATGCTCACAGCCACCGGCAAGTCCACCACCCTGAAAGATGTGTATCATTTCGTTTACCGGGATATTTGTGAACCAAAATCTACGGTCATCGCCCGCCTCGATGATGTGAAAAACGGCGGATGGGCCGGTGTGATGATGCGCGAAAACTGCGGACCGGCATCCAGATGCGTCCTGTTCAAAACCAGGCTTTACAATCCCAATGTGATCATTGGTTACCGTACCATCGAAAACAAGGCCATGCGTAACCTCAGCCAGGTAGCGCAGTTGATCCGCTGGATGAAAATCCAACGCAACGGCAGCAACTTCAAGGTGTTGACCTCCTACAACGGAACAACCTGGCAACAGCGGTACAGCGGAACTATTAACATGAACAGTTGCATCCAGGCCGGAATCTTTACCGAGAGTGTGCTGGCTACCCGAACTTCCGTTGCGTGGTTCGACCATGTGGAGGTGGTTGATTTTCTTAAGTCCGGAGATGAATTCGCAGACATAGAAACCATCAAATCCGTTGAAGGACAATTCCGGGTAGATATTTACCCCAACCCGGCTGAAGACCTGGTCACTATTTCGATCCCTGAAAATGAAGAAAAAGTCAATTATTCAATCACTAACCTGGATGGACGGGTGATCGAACAATCCAGTTTTACCGGCAGCGATGCCGTGCTCGATGTGAGCGGATTCAGGCCTGGATTGTATGT
- a CDS encoding acylphosphatase, giving the protein MKTSVNFSGENLQDAAVKKRISISLSGNFSSKVNYVFQIYRLALEMRINGFVKRSGANIILIEIEVQSNLLEKFLQQLKLLTGENEIILSVSKNKQLLNYNEFRIINLR; this is encoded by the coding sequence ATGAAAACGTCAGTGAATTTTTCCGGGGAAAATCTTCAGGACGCTGCTGTCAAAAAAAGGATCTCAATTTCTCTTTCCGGCAATTTCAGCAGCAAGGTCAACTATGTTTTTCAAATCTACCGGCTTGCTTTAGAAATGCGGATCAACGGATTCGTAAAAAGATCCGGCGCCAATATTATTCTTATTGAAATCGAGGTACAGTCAAATCTGTTGGAAAAATTCCTGCAACAGCTCAAACTCCTCACCGGGGAAAACGAAATTATATTAAGTGTTTCGAAAAATAAGCAATTGCTGAACTATAACGAATTCAGAATTATCAATCTCCGATGA
- a CDS encoding tetratricopeptide repeat protein, with product MKVFVAVLFTLLFITAIKSAVPAIQTGSVENIPHGGDSSTSLQVKVSIIFDSLVRQTSTLPDREKVAALLDYSRNFSLSNPSVSLLLSEEALHIARRTDDPLLISNALNGLAIPNYYLGKNEVALSYMTEAVAYLRQAINNDPTNHLLLKRLQSMCSNAGNIYQNIGELEKALEMHLNALRIVDTLAILQPDNPGNLPSRVTTINNIAVLYWYLKQTNKAKALLNEALALSRSASQPEILVITLNNIGLIQIDETAYHEALTTYLEALEIGKSLNDSIGIGGIYNNLGLIYERLGEQQQSLNYYLKSLRISLRLGYTIGIANTCANLGKIYMDKGMPDSAIHFSEKGIEASKSSGLKTYLLKNYETLVKVYEKLGDYPKAFDLFSDYVSLKDSIFTEEKSKQIADMETRYESEKKEQENQWLRQSITFQKRTKLLLFVSITALIIMVIFLSYFYRLKNKTLKQKTTLYEQETKLRALEHARLEDQLFAEQEINRLQNEKLDQKNRELSSRILHVLNKNDIMNRILEEVDQMKSENPQGVEQCFSKINKLVSENIHLDGEWEQFKLHFDEVNPGFFAQLQANFQDLTAAELKLCAYYRINLDTKEIARMLSVTPAGVQKSRHRLRKKMNIPSDMEMHEFLNRF from the coding sequence ATGAAAGTATTTGTAGCCGTTTTATTTACTTTACTTTTTATTACTGCAATCAAATCTGCAGTTCCTGCAATTCAGACTGGTTCGGTCGAAAATATACCACATGGAGGAGATAGTTCAACTTCCTTACAGGTCAAAGTGAGCATAATTTTCGACAGCCTGGTACGGCAAACTTCAACGCTACCTGATAGAGAAAAGGTTGCCGCTTTGCTGGATTACAGTCGTAATTTCAGCCTGAGCAATCCTTCAGTCAGCCTATTGTTGTCGGAGGAAGCACTTCATATTGCCAGGCGTACTGATGACCCCCTGCTCATTTCAAATGCCCTCAATGGACTGGCCATTCCAAATTATTACCTGGGTAAAAATGAAGTTGCATTGAGTTACATGACCGAAGCGGTTGCCTATTTGCGTCAGGCAATAAACAATGACCCTACCAATCATCTGTTGTTAAAACGTCTTCAGTCGATGTGTTCAAATGCAGGAAACATTTATCAGAACATCGGTGAATTGGAAAAAGCACTCGAAATGCATTTGAATGCATTAAGGATTGTTGATACGCTGGCAATTCTTCAACCGGACAATCCGGGAAATCTTCCGTCAAGAGTGACTACAATTAACAATATCGCTGTCCTATATTGGTATTTAAAACAAACAAACAAAGCAAAAGCCTTGCTCAACGAGGCACTCGCATTAAGTCGCAGTGCCAGTCAACCTGAAATCCTGGTTATTACCCTCAACAACATCGGGCTGATACAGATTGACGAAACCGCTTACCATGAGGCGCTGACAACTTACCTGGAAGCGCTGGAAATTGGAAAATCGTTAAATGACAGTATTGGGATTGGAGGAATTTACAATAACCTGGGGCTAATTTATGAACGCCTTGGAGAACAGCAGCAGTCACTTAATTATTACCTGAAATCGCTACGGATCAGCCTTCGGTTGGGATATACCATTGGGATCGCCAATACCTGTGCCAATTTGGGAAAGATATACATGGATAAAGGAATGCCGGATAGTGCGATCCATTTTTCAGAGAAAGGAATAGAAGCCTCAAAATCATCAGGATTAAAGACCTACCTGCTGAAAAACTATGAAACGCTTGTAAAGGTTTATGAAAAATTGGGAGATTACCCAAAAGCCTTCGATCTCTTCAGTGATTATGTATCGCTCAAAGACAGCATATTTACTGAAGAAAAGTCGAAGCAGATCGCAGATATGGAAACCCGTTACGAGAGCGAAAAAAAGGAACAGGAGAATCAATGGCTACGTCAAAGCATTACATTTCAGAAGCGAACCAAGTTATTACTCTTCGTCAGCATTACAGCATTAATCATTATGGTGATCTTCCTGTCTTACTTCTACCGGTTGAAAAACAAAACACTGAAGCAGAAAACTACACTTTATGAACAGGAAACAAAATTGAGAGCACTTGAACATGCGCGCCTCGAAGATCAGTTGTTTGCCGAGCAGGAGATCAACCGGCTGCAAAACGAAAAGCTGGATCAGAAAAACCGGGAGTTGTCTTCCCGTATATTGCATGTGCTCAACAAGAACGACATCATGAACCGCATTCTTGAAGAAGTTGACCAAATGAAATCAGAGAACCCTCAGGGGGTTGAACAGTGCTTTTCGAAAATAAACAAGCTCGTGAGTGAAAATATACATCTTGATGGGGAGTGGGAGCAATTCAAACTACATTTTGATGAAGTAAACCCCGGTTTTTTCGCCCAACTTCAGGCCAATTTTCAGGACCTAACCGCCGCAGAGCTGAAATTATGTGCTTATTACCGCATTAACCTCGACACCAAGGAAATTGCCCGCATGCTCAGTGTAACTCCTGCCGGCGTTCAAAAAAGTCGCCATCGCCTCCGCAAAAAAATGAATATCCCTTCCGACATGGAAATGCACGAATTCCTGAACCGGTTTTAA